Proteins co-encoded in one Synechococcus elongatus PCC 6301 genomic window:
- a CDS encoding M48 family metallopeptidase, producing MSKLPAPQTWIQLDDLAIAVVRKPIKHLYFRVYPPDGRIQVTVPLHCREADLLPLLQRKQTWLTEQQAKVRSRPTAMQLISGEIHYLWGIPYQLQVQPHTSKRSLHFDHAAKVLTLQTEPNDSCSDRERLLHQWYRQQLQTQIPPLLDHWQPKLKVTAAEWRIKRMKTRWGSCNIRDRRIWLNLELAKYPPHCLESVVVHELVHLLEHHHTPRFYQLLDQFLPTWRVSSDRLKYPPAFP from the coding sequence ATGAGCAAGCTCCCAGCACCCCAAACTTGGATTCAGTTGGATGATCTCGCGATCGCGGTTGTACGCAAACCGATTAAGCACCTCTACTTTCGGGTCTATCCTCCGGATGGTCGCATTCAAGTCACCGTGCCGCTCCATTGCAGAGAAGCTGATCTCTTGCCCTTGTTGCAACGCAAACAGACATGGTTGACCGAGCAACAAGCGAAAGTCCGATCACGACCGACTGCTATGCAATTAATCAGTGGCGAAATCCATTATCTCTGGGGTATTCCCTATCAGCTTCAGGTTCAACCCCACACCTCTAAGCGATCGCTTCACTTCGACCACGCAGCTAAAGTGCTTACCCTTCAGACTGAGCCGAATGACTCTTGCAGCGATCGCGAGCGCCTTTTACACCAGTGGTATCGCCAGCAATTACAAACCCAAATTCCGCCCTTACTCGATCACTGGCAACCCAAACTCAAGGTCACTGCTGCAGAATGGCGAATCAAACGCATGAAAACTCGCTGGGGCAGTTGCAACATTCGCGATCGCCGGATTTGGCTCAACCTAGAGCTCGCGAAATACCCGCCGCATTGCTTGGAGTCCGTCGTCGTGCATGAGCTTGTGCATTTGCTAGAGCATCACCACACGCCCCGTTTCTATCAGTTACTCGATCAATTTCTACCGACTTGGCGGGTCAGCAGCGATCGCCTTAAGTACCCGCCCGCCTTTCCCTAG
- the hslO gene encoding Hsp33 family molecular chaperone HslO yields MADQLIRATAAGGGIRAVGVITTDLTAEAQRKHGLSFVATTALGRSMAAGLLLASSMKKEGSRVNLRIRSAGPLGGLMVDAGLDGTVRGYVEHPAIEIEPNTQGLPDVGRAIGPGYLHVMRDVGYGQPYTSTVELVNGEIGDDVAYYLASSEQTPSAILLGVYLDRQGVEAAGGLLIQVLPQAARDPELVSLLESRISHLKGFTQLLRSGKDLPEILEDLLGDLDLTILAEPRSLRFFCPCTHQRMLGALKIFGAPELRDMIAKDQGAEATCEFCSEVYQASIEELEELISDLETAA; encoded by the coding sequence ATGGCAGACCAACTGATTCGAGCGACTGCAGCAGGTGGTGGCATTCGTGCCGTCGGCGTGATCACCACTGATCTCACTGCCGAGGCTCAGCGTAAACACGGTCTGTCGTTTGTGGCGACCACGGCCCTGGGGCGCAGCATGGCAGCGGGACTGCTCCTGGCCTCCAGCATGAAAAAAGAAGGTTCACGGGTCAATTTGCGGATTCGCAGCGCTGGCCCCCTCGGGGGGTTGATGGTCGATGCTGGCTTAGATGGCACCGTGCGCGGCTATGTGGAACATCCCGCGATTGAAATTGAGCCCAACACCCAAGGATTACCCGATGTCGGCCGCGCCATTGGCCCCGGCTACCTGCATGTGATGCGAGATGTCGGCTACGGTCAGCCCTACACCAGTACTGTCGAGCTGGTCAACGGCGAAATTGGCGACGATGTAGCCTACTACTTGGCCAGCTCTGAGCAAACACCTTCAGCGATTCTGCTAGGGGTTTATCTTGATCGCCAAGGGGTCGAAGCCGCCGGTGGGCTATTGATTCAAGTGCTGCCCCAAGCCGCTCGCGATCCAGAGCTGGTCAGCTTGCTGGAATCGCGGATCAGCCATCTGAAAGGCTTCACGCAACTCCTACGATCGGGCAAGGATTTGCCAGAGATTCTGGAAGACCTGCTGGGCGACTTGGATCTGACAATTCTGGCCGAACCACGATCGCTGCGGTTTTTCTGCCCCTGTACCCACCAACGGATGCTAGGCGCTCTCAAAATCTTTGGGGCACCGGAACTGCGCGACATGATCGCCAAGGATCAAGGGGCCGAGGCAACCTGCGAGTTTTGTAGCGAGGTCTATCAAGCCAGCATTGAAGAGCTGGAAGAACTGATCAGCGACTTGGAAACCGCCGCTTAA
- a CDS encoding response regulator transcription factor, translating into METAKILVVDDDSAVRTLLVRFLSRQGYQVEAAIDGSSALAQFERFSPDLLILDVNLPDTNGYQLCEIVQKRTGVYVILLTSRDDEADILTGFAKGADDYITKPFSLMSVGARIAAILRRQRHIETASQPALHYEQLQIDPARREVSFAGQPILLTALEFDLLHFLATHPDRVWRRNELIQEVWEYDYVGDQRVVDVHIGQIRKKLEVNPELACPIQTVRGVGYKFESTGMSLSRLA; encoded by the coding sequence ATGGAGACAGCCAAAATTTTGGTCGTGGATGATGACAGCGCGGTCCGAACTTTGTTAGTGCGCTTTCTATCGCGCCAAGGCTATCAGGTAGAAGCCGCAATCGATGGCAGCAGTGCCTTGGCTCAGTTCGAGCGCTTTAGCCCAGATTTGTTGATTCTGGACGTTAACCTGCCGGATACCAACGGCTATCAACTCTGCGAGATTGTTCAGAAACGCACAGGCGTCTACGTCATTTTGCTGACCAGTCGCGATGATGAGGCCGATATTCTGACCGGCTTTGCTAAAGGCGCGGACGACTACATCACCAAGCCGTTTTCGCTGATGAGTGTGGGGGCGCGGATCGCGGCGATTTTACGACGGCAGCGCCATATCGAAACTGCCAGCCAGCCAGCGCTGCACTACGAGCAATTGCAGATTGATCCGGCCCGGCGCGAGGTCTCATTTGCAGGCCAACCCATCCTGTTGACAGCCTTGGAGTTTGATCTGTTGCACTTTCTGGCAACGCATCCCGATCGCGTTTGGCGGCGCAATGAGTTGATTCAGGAAGTTTGGGAATACGATTACGTCGGCGATCAGCGCGTGGTCGATGTACACATTGGTCAAATCCGCAAAAAGCTTGAGGTCAATCCCGAGCTGGCTTGTCCAATTCAAACGGTGCGCGGGGTGGGCTACAAGTTTGAGTCAACAGGAATGAGCCTTTCGCGACTGGCCTAG
- a CDS encoding efflux RND transporter periplasmic adaptor subunit, protein MTSSTPMKVKWLEPIRQVHPWVLIVIAIAVIGSGSGIWWLLRSRASEAVLDRYTVPVKVETLQEKVTASGSIVPIRTVNLSPKTAGLLVEVLVEQGQKVQQGQLIARMDNRELRAQQLQARAALAAAQAQLQVLRNGTRPEVLDQGREAIRQAQAAAQQAAARRALAQQELKRQEALVGEGAIARQAYDRALTDAAETDAALQQAIGWLREVERRQQELQNGARPEEVRQAEARVGEAIGRLQSVEVQLADTEIRAPFSGIITQRYADPGAFVTPTTSASATASATSTSIVALAEGLEVLAQVPEVDISRIRVGQSVQVRVDAFPTQTFEGKVRLVAPEAVEEQNVTSFQVRVTLQTGQNQLGSGMNADLDFIGRSLPRALVIPTVAIVTREGKSGVLIPDTAGKPEFRPVILGAAVGNETQILQGLQRDERIFIDLPPGQKWNPETSDR, encoded by the coding sequence ATGACTTCCTCAACACCCATGAAAGTGAAATGGCTGGAGCCGATTCGGCAAGTTCACCCGTGGGTGCTCATCGTGATTGCGATCGCGGTGATCGGCAGTGGATCGGGGATCTGGTGGCTGCTGCGATCGCGGGCGAGTGAAGCCGTTCTCGATCGCTACACAGTGCCGGTCAAAGTCGAGACGCTACAAGAGAAAGTGACTGCCAGCGGTAGCATTGTTCCGATTCGCACCGTCAACCTCAGCCCCAAGACCGCCGGTCTCTTGGTCGAAGTGTTGGTGGAGCAAGGACAGAAAGTCCAGCAGGGTCAGCTGATCGCCCGCATGGATAACCGCGAGCTCCGCGCCCAGCAACTCCAAGCCCGAGCCGCACTCGCTGCTGCCCAGGCACAACTCCAGGTACTGCGCAACGGCACTCGCCCTGAAGTGCTTGACCAAGGTCGCGAAGCGATTCGCCAGGCTCAAGCGGCTGCCCAACAAGCCGCCGCGCGTCGCGCTCTGGCCCAGCAGGAATTAAAACGGCAGGAAGCCTTGGTAGGAGAAGGGGCGATCGCTCGCCAAGCCTACGATCGCGCTTTGACTGATGCGGCTGAAACCGATGCGGCCCTCCAACAGGCGATCGGGTGGTTGCGTGAGGTCGAACGTCGCCAGCAGGAATTGCAAAATGGCGCTCGGCCCGAAGAAGTTCGGCAGGCCGAAGCCCGCGTTGGTGAAGCGATCGGTCGCCTCCAATCCGTAGAAGTGCAGCTTGCCGACACAGAAATTCGCGCGCCCTTCAGCGGCATCATTACTCAGCGCTACGCCGATCCGGGCGCTTTTGTGACGCCAACCACCTCTGCTTCCGCCACCGCCAGCGCCACGTCTACCTCGATCGTCGCCCTCGCCGAAGGACTGGAAGTGCTGGCACAAGTCCCAGAAGTGGACATCAGCCGCATTCGTGTCGGCCAGTCGGTACAGGTGCGGGTCGATGCTTTCCCGACACAGACCTTTGAGGGCAAGGTGCGGTTGGTAGCACCAGAAGCAGTGGAAGAGCAAAACGTCACCTCTTTTCAGGTTCGGGTGACCTTGCAAACTGGCCAGAACCAGCTGGGATCCGGGATGAACGCGGACCTCGACTTCATTGGGCGATCGCTGCCCCGAGCACTGGTGATCCCAACCGTCGCGATCGTCACCCGCGAAGGCAAAAGCGGGGTGCTGATTCCCGATACTGCCGGCAAGCCGGAGTTTCGACCGGTGATTTTGGGTGCTGCCGTTGGCAACGAAACCCAAATCCTACAAGGACTCCAGCGCGATGAACGGATCTTTATTGACCTCCCGCCGGGACAGAAGTGGAACCCCGAAACCAGCGATCGCTAG
- the wecB gene encoding non-hydrolyzing UDP-N-acetylglucosamine 2-epimerase, translated as MTQAPIRVCITLGTRPEAIKLAPVIRAFQQDPTFQTQVVLTGQHREMVEQVMQLFGLQPDRDLAIMQPRQTLTSITSRSLEGLETLFQELEPQLVLVQGDTTTAFAAALAAFYQKIPVGHVEAGLRTDNLFNPYPEEANRRLISQIAQLHFAPTPLAVENLRASGVVGEVHLTGNTVIDALLTVADRQPDCPIAGLDWSRYRVLLATVHRRENWGEPLQDIAQGFLAILEAVPDAALLLPLHRNPTVREPLQALLGQHPRVFLTEPLDYSELVGAIQRSTLLLTDSGGLQEEAPSLGKPVLVLRETTERPEAVTAGTAKLIGTQADRIAQEALTLLQDPAAYAAMANAANPFGDGQASGRIVQLSRQFLGSA; from the coding sequence CTTGGGAACTCGCCCCGAAGCGATTAAGTTGGCGCCGGTGATTCGAGCCTTTCAGCAGGACCCTACTTTTCAAACCCAAGTGGTCCTGACTGGCCAGCACCGCGAGATGGTTGAACAGGTGATGCAGCTGTTTGGCCTGCAACCCGATCGCGATTTGGCGATCATGCAGCCCCGCCAAACCCTGACTAGTATTACCAGTCGCAGTCTCGAAGGACTGGAAACTCTATTCCAAGAGTTAGAGCCACAACTGGTTCTCGTCCAGGGCGACACCACCACTGCCTTTGCGGCAGCCCTAGCGGCCTTTTATCAGAAAATTCCTGTCGGGCACGTTGAAGCGGGCCTGCGTACCGATAATCTCTTCAATCCCTATCCCGAGGAGGCCAATCGGCGGCTGATTTCGCAAATTGCCCAGCTTCACTTTGCACCGACGCCGTTGGCGGTTGAGAACTTGCGAGCTTCTGGGGTGGTTGGCGAAGTGCATCTGACGGGCAACACGGTGATTGATGCCCTGTTGACCGTGGCCGATCGCCAGCCTGACTGCCCGATCGCGGGTTTAGATTGGTCGCGCTATCGGGTGCTGCTCGCAACGGTGCACCGCCGTGAAAACTGGGGCGAACCGCTGCAGGACATTGCTCAAGGCTTCCTAGCGATCCTCGAAGCGGTGCCGGATGCTGCCCTCCTACTGCCCCTGCACCGCAACCCGACGGTGCGGGAGCCGCTGCAAGCCTTACTGGGCCAACATCCTCGCGTCTTTTTGACTGAGCCGTTGGATTACAGCGAACTGGTCGGTGCGATTCAACGATCGACCCTGCTGCTAACGGATTCGGGCGGTTTACAAGAAGAAGCTCCCAGCTTGGGTAAACCGGTGTTGGTGCTACGGGAAACAACAGAGCGGCCGGAGGCAGTGACAGCCGGCACAGCCAAATTGATTGGTACCCAAGCCGATCGCATTGCCCAAGAAGCCCTGACCTTGCTCCAAGATCCGGCCGCCTATGCAGCGATGGCCAATGCGGCAAATCCCTTTGGCGATGGTCAGGCTTCTGGCCGGATTGTCCAGCTCAGTCGCCAGTTCCTCGGCAGCGCCTAG
- the ychF gene encoding redox-regulated ATPase YchF: protein MLRAGIVGLPNVGKSTLFNALVANAKAQAANFPFCTIEPNVGVVAVPDTRLAALTEISSSEQTVPTRIEFVDIAGLVKGASQGEGLGNQFLSHIRQVDAIVQVVRCFDDDDIIHVAGSVDPARDIEIINLELALADLGQIERRIERLRKQARTNKEAAAELAVLERLQPHLDAGKSARQFELTEEEEALIAPLDLLTRKPLIYGANVSEGELATGNAYVEQVRSLAAAENAQVVIISAQVEAELVELPEEERADYLGSLGVEEGGLQSLIRATYALLGLRTYFTTGPKETRAWTIRAGMTAPQAAGVIHSDFERGFIRAETVAYADLVATGSMTAAKEKGLVRSEGKEYIVQEGDVMLFRFNV from the coding sequence ATGCTTAGAGCCGGTATTGTTGGCCTACCCAATGTAGGCAAATCCACGTTATTCAACGCGCTTGTGGCGAACGCTAAAGCCCAAGCCGCCAATTTTCCGTTCTGCACAATTGAGCCGAACGTCGGAGTTGTTGCCGTGCCGGATACCCGGCTGGCTGCCCTGACAGAGATCTCTAGCTCAGAGCAGACGGTACCGACGCGCATTGAGTTCGTCGATATCGCAGGCTTGGTCAAAGGGGCCAGCCAAGGTGAAGGGCTGGGCAACCAGTTTCTGTCCCACATTCGCCAAGTTGATGCCATCGTTCAGGTGGTGCGCTGCTTTGATGATGACGACATCATCCACGTGGCAGGTTCCGTCGATCCAGCGCGGGACATCGAAATCATCAACTTGGAGCTAGCGCTGGCTGATCTGGGGCAAATCGAACGCCGGATTGAGCGACTGCGCAAACAGGCCCGCACGAACAAGGAAGCGGCAGCTGAACTGGCAGTTTTAGAGCGACTCCAGCCCCATCTGGATGCTGGCAAGTCCGCGCGACAGTTTGAGCTGACAGAAGAGGAAGAAGCGCTGATTGCGCCCTTAGACTTGCTGACGCGCAAGCCGCTGATCTACGGAGCGAATGTCTCGGAAGGCGAGTTAGCGACGGGGAATGCCTACGTTGAGCAAGTGCGATCGCTAGCCGCTGCAGAAAATGCGCAGGTTGTAATCATCTCTGCACAAGTGGAAGCGGAGCTGGTGGAACTACCCGAGGAAGAGCGAGCCGACTATCTAGGCTCCTTGGGCGTAGAAGAAGGTGGTTTGCAATCCTTGATTCGGGCAACCTATGCGCTGCTCGGTCTGCGGACTTACTTCACCACGGGGCCGAAGGAAACACGGGCTTGGACGATTCGGGCTGGCATGACTGCTCCACAGGCCGCAGGTGTGATCCACTCCGATTTTGAGCGCGGTTTTATCCGAGCAGAAACTGTTGCCTATGCCGATCTGGTTGCAACAGGCTCTATGACCGCTGCCAAAGAAAAAGGGCTGGTGCGCAGTGAAGGTAAGGAATACATCGTCCAAGAGGGTGATGTGATGCTCTTCCGCTTCAACGTGTAG
- a CDS encoding CPP1-like family protein encodes MADQTPYERLGVAESASFDEIQATRDRRLAELEPDSPQRTAIETAYDAILMERLRLRQEGKIKVPERIRFAEKPIVESKKTPTFPTPSAPAWAGRFFDKPQPQELLISSLLFGGLLVVSLFPRLQPTILQLLLVAGIGSAIWLVMRKENHFGRAALFSFAALLVGLLAGTAIAGLIPVLGPLSPEQIATAFALLLLWAIATFLH; translated from the coding sequence ATGGCAGACCAAACTCCTTACGAACGGCTGGGTGTTGCAGAATCCGCCTCTTTTGATGAAATTCAAGCAACCCGCGATCGCCGGCTGGCAGAACTAGAACCCGATTCACCGCAGCGGACTGCCATCGAGACCGCCTACGACGCCATTCTGATGGAGCGCTTGCGGCTACGCCAAGAAGGCAAGATCAAGGTGCCGGAGCGGATTCGCTTTGCCGAAAAGCCGATCGTAGAGTCCAAGAAAACACCGACGTTCCCGACACCCTCGGCACCAGCCTGGGCGGGTCGCTTTTTTGATAAACCTCAGCCGCAGGAGTTGTTGATCAGCTCGCTGCTCTTTGGCGGGCTGCTGGTGGTGTCGCTCTTCCCGCGCCTACAACCCACTATTCTGCAACTGCTGCTGGTGGCCGGGATTGGCAGTGCAATTTGGCTGGTGATGCGTAAAGAGAACCACTTTGGGCGGGCTGCTCTCTTCTCTTTTGCGGCGTTGCTAGTGGGGCTGCTCGCCGGTACCGCGATCGCGGGACTCATTCCTGTTCTTGGCCCGCTCAGCCCCGAGCAGATTGCCACAGCCTTTGCCCTGCTGTTGCTCTGGGCGATCGCCACCTTTCTGCACTGA